The sequence TATTGGCCCTCTTATACGATCCAAACCCTCCTTTGATAAATAATCCTCAGCAGCCTTAAACAGATCTCTTGCAACATCTAAATCTTCAATTGATTCAAAAAACCCAAAGAAACCCACTTTATCGTTATGCATTTGATTATGCCTGTAATTTACAACTGCCGCAATTCTTCCTGCTATTTTTCCGTTTTTGTATGCCAAAAATAGCTTTCTTTTGGCGTTTTTATAGAACGGGTTGTTTTTTGAATCTAATAACTTTTTTTCCTCATCCAAAAGCTGCTGCACATAAAACGGGTCATCTTTATAGATGGTTTTGGCAGGAAAAGTCAAAAATAACTCTAAATCCTCACTCTCGGCTATGCTAATCATATAACCCCAAGGGCTTTACCCACCTTGTAGAGTTTATCTAAGGCAAAATCTATCTGCTCAAACGTATGTGTAGCCATCAAACTCAATCTAATGAGTGCCTTATTTGGCGGAACGGCAGGAGATAGAACAGGATTAACAAAAAGTCCTTCATCAAACAACATTCTTCTCATCTTTAAAACAGTTCCGTTATCGCCAACTATCAGCGGAATTATGGGCGTGCAACTTGTGCCTATATCATAACCCATATCCACCACGCCTTTTCTCATTCTCCCGGTATTTGCCCACAGCTTATCTATCAACTCAGGCTCATTTTCCATTATATCCAACGCAGCTAAAACGGCCGCTGTAGATGCTGGTGTAATACTTGCTGAGAAAATAACACTCCTTGCAAAATGCCTTAAGTAGTCTATAACCTCTTTATCTGCAGCTATAAAACCGCCTAAAGAGGCAAACGATTTGCTAAATGTGCCCATTATTATATCAACTTCATCCTCAAGGCCAAAGTGATTAGCCGTACCCCGTCCGTTTTTGCCTAAGACACCAAAAGAATGGGCATCATCAACCATCAATCGAGCGTTATATTGCTTCTTTAGCTTAACCATTTCTGGCAGGTTAGCTATATCGCCATCCATGCTATATACACCATCAACAACGATGAGTTTGCCTGCATCTTTATCAATCGACTCTAAAACCTTCTTAAGTGAGTTCATATCGTTGTGGACAAACCTTTTCACCTCTCCATAGGAAAGCCTTGAGCCATCCACAATACTTGCATGGTCTGATTTGTCCAATATTACATACTCGCCTTTACCAACCAAGCCAGCTATCGCACCAAGATTGGCCTGAAAGCCCGTACTGAACAGCAATGCATTCCCTTTATTCACAAAGGCCGCAAGCCTCTCTTCAAGCTCTTCGTGTATGTCCAATGTTCCATTTAAAAACCTTGAGCCAGCACAACCCGTGCCGTATTTTTCTATGGCATCAATCGCAGCCTTTTTAACCTTAGGGTGCACGGTAAGGCCAAGGTAGCTATTGGAACCAAGCATCAATATTTTTCTGTTGTTTATTATAACTTCTGTATCTTGTTCTGAGGAGATGGGTTGAAAGTAAGGATAAAGACCAAGCTGTCTAATCTCTTGAGCTTCCTTAAAGTTATAACATTTATCAAAAAGATCCATTCTTCACTCCCCTTGTAAAATGATTTTACTTTCTATAAAAAAAACGCTTTTTTGTCAAGAATTAGAGAATTCCCAAGACCAGATAGGTCCAAACATACTTACCACCTAAAGCAAATAGAGGTAATATCTATGTCTGAGAATGAGAATGATAGAAAAGAGAGTGGAGGCACCAACATGGAAGTGAAGAGAATAAGAAAGATAGTAGG comes from Hippea maritima DSM 10411 and encodes:
- a CDS encoding aminotransferase class I/II-fold pyridoxal phosphate-dependent enzyme, with protein sequence MDLFDKCYNFKEAQEIRQLGLYPYFQPISSEQDTEVIINNRKILMLGSNSYLGLTVHPKVKKAAIDAIEKYGTGCAGSRFLNGTLDIHEELEERLAAFVNKGNALLFSTGFQANLGAIAGLVGKGEYVILDKSDHASIVDGSRLSYGEVKRFVHNDMNSLKKVLESIDKDAGKLIVVDGVYSMDGDIANLPEMVKLKKQYNARLMVDDAHSFGVLGKNGRGTANHFGLEDEVDIIMGTFSKSFASLGGFIAADKEVIDYLRHFARSVIFSASITPASTAAVLAALDIMENEPELIDKLWANTGRMRKGVVDMGYDIGTSCTPIIPLIVGDNGTVLKMRRMLFDEGLFVNPVLSPAVPPNKALIRLSLMATHTFEQIDFALDKLYKVGKALGVI